One part of the Neodiprion virginianus isolate iyNeoVirg1 chromosome 3, iyNeoVirg1.1, whole genome shotgun sequence genome encodes these proteins:
- the LOC124301160 gene encoding opsin, ultraviolet-sensitive — translation MSNISIHWEARILPAGPPRLLGWNVPPEELIHIPEHWLVYPEPNPSLHYLLALLYILFTFVALLGNGLVIWIFCSAKSLRTPSNMFVVNLALCDFFMMLKTPIFIYNSFNTGFALGNLGCQIFGFIGSLSGIGASMTNAAIAYDRYSTIAHPLDGKLSRGQVMLFIAVIWLYVLPWALMPLMGVWGRFVPEGFLTSCSFDYLTDTNEIRYFVATIFTFSYAIPMSLIIYYYSQIVSHVVNHEKALREQAKKMNVDSLRSNTNTNAQSAEVRIAKAAITICFLFVAAWTPYGVTALIGAFGNRTLLTPGVTMLPACACKFVACLDPYVYAISHPRYRLELQKRLPWLELQEQPVNDSVSTTTEAVNAPPATS, via the exons ATGTCGAACATCAGCATTCACTGGGAAGCACGGATCCTTCCAGCAGGACCACCACGCCTGCTTGGATGGAACGTACCTCCTGAAGAGCTGATACACATACCTGAGCACTGGCTGGTCTACCCAGAGCCAAACCCCTCCCTTCACTACCTGCTGGCTCTCCTCTATATCTTGTTCACCTTCGTCGCTCTCCTCGGCAATGGCCTGGTGATATGGATCTTCTGTTC GGCCAAGTCACTGAGGACCCCATCGAACATGTTTGTAGTGAACCTGGCGTTGTGCGACTTTTTCATGATGCTGAAGACTcctattttcatttacaattcGTTCAACACCGGATTTGCTTTGGGCAATCTAGGCTGCCAAATATTTGGCTTCATTGGTTCCTTATCAGGCATTGGAGCATCCATGACTAATGCCGCAATTGCTTACGACAGATATAG CACCATAGCCCATCCATTGGATGGAAAACTGTCACGTGGACAAGTGATGCTCTTCATAGCAGTGATATGGCTCTACGTTTTACCCTGGGCATTAATGCCTCTAATGGGCGTATGGGGAAGATTTGTTCCCGAAGGTTTCCTGACCAGCTGTAGTTTTGATTACCTCACCGACACCAACGAAATACGTTACTTTGTCGCAACGATTTTCACGTTCTCATATGCAATTCCAATGTCTCTCATAATCTACTACTACAGTCAAATCGTTAGCCATGTGGTAAATCACGAAAAAGCGTTACGCGAACAGGCCAAGAAGATGAATGTTGACAGTCTAAGGAGCAACACAAATACCAATGCTCAAAGCGCTGAAGTTCGCATCGCAAAG GCTGCAATAACAATCTGCTTCCTTTTCGTCGCTGCCTGGACACCTTATGGTGTAACTGCGTTAATTGGAGCATTCGGCAACAGAACATTGTTAACACCTGGAGTAACAATGCTTCCTGCATGTGCCTGCAAATTTGTTGCTTGTCTTGACCCCTATGTTTACGCCATAAGCCATCCTAGATACAG ACTGGAGCTCCAGAAACGATTGCCATGGCTAGAACTACAGGAACAGCCAGTTAACGACAGCGTCAGTACGACAACGGAAGCTGTGAACGCACCTCCGGCAACTAGTTAA
- the LOC124301159 gene encoding glucose-fructose oxidoreductase domain-containing protein 2: MLPGIGLFGTGHVVRVIVPFLREKGFKIEAVWGRTLSEAAEVADALDIPFHTSRIDDVLLRKDVDLIFIMCSPNLHAQIAVKALGIGKHVVCDKPAGLSQYEALKMVRAAQYYPSLISIVNHSLRFLPAFVRMKKFLDEGYLRGPVTVIDVRVQMGSLLHDGYDWLCNDTMGGGILALVGSHVIDLIFHLVGQRAIRVHAVVRTFTRTTKFINGIRHISSPDFCSFQLELSGGALVTATLSNHLPGQLNQEVLVCGGGDHLVVRGGDLYGFREEGMNNGGKEEILYLDVDDIKEQSPPVTDSIPLPYVKGLRKLIGALREAFQPVEDKKGWIKEPVSSAATFDDGLYVQAVIDALRQSNRRREWIKVCVLTEEPDPNPLLSAAVRATAISI; this comes from the coding sequence ATGCTGCCAGGAATCGGGTTATTCGGTACGGGTCATGTGGTTCGTGTCATCGTCCCATTCCTGCGGGAGAAGGGTTTTAAAATCGAGGCAGTATGGGGAAGAACTTTGTCGGAAGCGGCGGAAGTGGCAGACGCTCTGGACATTCCGTTCCACACAAGTCGAATCGACGATGTGCTGCTGCGGAAGGACGTCGACCTGATATTCATAATGTGTTCGCCGAACCTGCACGCCCAAATTGCTGTCAAGGCTCTGGGCATCGGGAAGCATGTCGTCTGTGACAAGCCCGCAGGACTAAGTCAGTACGAGGCGCTCAAGATGGTACGTGCGGCCCAGTACTACCCCTCGTTGATAAGCATCGTCAACCACAGTCTCCGCTTCCTCCCTGCCTTTGTTAGGATGAAGAAATTCTTGGACGAAGGATACCTCAGAGGACCGGTCACCGTAATCGATGTTCGAGTCCAAATGGGCAGCCTGCTGCATGACGGGTACGACTGGCTTTGCAACGACACGATGGGTGGCGGGATTTTGGCCCTCGTTGGGAGCCACGTTATCGACCTGATTTTCCACCTTGTCGGGCAGCGCGCTATTAGGGTTCACGCTGTGGTCAGAACGTTCACAAGGACAACGAAATTCATCAATGGAATCAGGCATATTTCTTCACCCGACTTCTGCAGCTTCCAGCTCGAGCTCAGCGGCGGGGCACTGGTCACAGCCACCCTCAGCAATCACTTGCCTGGACAGTTAAATCAGGAAGTATTGGTCTGCGGGGGTGGCGACCACCTAGTTGTACGCGGTGGGGATTTGTATGGGTTTAGAGAGGAGGGAATGAACAATGGGGGCAAAGAAGAGATCCTCTATCTTGATGTCGATGATATTAAAGAGCAGAGTCCTCCTGTCACCGACTCCATTCCCCTGCCCTATGTCAAAGGGTTGAGAAAGTTGATAGGAGCTCTGCGGGAGGCATTTCAGCCTGTCGAAGACAAAAAGGGCTGGATAAAGGAACCTGTTTCCTCTGCAGCTACTTTTGACGACGGTCTATATGTTCAAGCTGTTATCGATGCTCTCAGGCAAAGCAATAGAAGGAGGGAATGGATTAAGGTCTGCGTTCTAACCGAGGAACCGGATCCTAATCCACTTCTCAGCGCAGCTGTTAGGGCTACGGCGATctcaatataa
- the LOC124301158 gene encoding FAD synthase-like isoform X2 — protein sequence MTYRKNTNCSQDAQSTQLYRKFHTARVFVYLEVNKGTKECKQECWKLIVRDACTWTGSWISPVIAVPPLNESIDKNRAACIILIYKLNKIMEEYTAGIVIVGDEILRGQVTDRNTSYLAKKLAAIGIKLRKVVTIPDVVNEIADEVHLASKKFSVVFTAGGVGPTHDDVTYSAVAKSLGLKLEENKELVTIYAELFLGKSEARRLAKVPSPCEIIYVPSSGKTYPVIKVANVYVLPGSPLYFSQAVDVIVPQLPRGTPVHTDFIDVNLEELAFVDILDDFAKRWEGQLSIGSYPQAESTTITRITIEGGQSAVQEAKMDLQSALISREISSSKQFTLSHARAVEASSKQQPHIKTAMDILQRCYDESPDAIFVNFNGGKDCTAVLYLLATVVKLRGAPPPVCLYVSDDPFPEVDEFVDNAVNFYGLEILKMKGSIREALQLFLDSHKNLKTGIMGMRRGDPGADKLDFFSPTDNGWPSMVRVNPILDWTYKQVWDFLIKHNVSYCSLYDQGYTSIGARATTKPNPLLRDPNNPTQYLPAYTLTNDSLERHGRG from the exons ATGACTTATCGAAAGAATACAAACTGCAGTCAAGATGCTCAGTCAACGCAGCTGTatcgaaaatttcatacagCGCGCGTTTTTGTGTACCTCGAGGTAAACAAAGGAACAAAGGAATGTAAACAGGAATGCTGGAAATTGATCGTTAGGGACGCGTGCACGTGGACAGGATCGTGGATCAGTCCAGTTATCGCAGTACCGCCACTAAACGAGTCCATTGACAAAAACCGAG CAGCTTGCATCATCTTGatttataaattgaataaaataatggaGGAGTACACAGCTGGTATCGTTATTGTGGGAGATGAAATCTTGCGTGGCCAAGTAACAGACAGAAACACATCTTACTTGGCAAAAAAACTAGCAGCTATTGGCATCAAATTGCGCAAAGTGGTCACCATTCCAGACGTA GTAAATGAGATTGCTGACGAAGTACACCTTGCgtcaaaaaagttctcggtaGTCTTTACAGCTGGTGGGGTTGGACCTACTCATGATGATGTTACCTATTCGGCTGTTGCCAAAAGTCTGGGTCTCAAATtggaagaaaacaaagaacTAGTAACCATTTATGCCGAACTATTTCTTGGGAAAAGCGAAGCGAGGCGACTTGCCAAGGTTCCCAGTCCATGCGAAATAATTTACGTTCCCTCATCAG GAAAAACGTATCCCGTGATAAAAGTTGCCAACGTCTATGTTTTGCCTGGTTCTCCGTTGTACTTTTCTCAAGCGGTTGATGTTATCGTTCCTCAACTACCGAGGGGAACACCTGTGCATACAGATTTTATTGACGTGAACCTTGAAGAGTTGGCATTTGTGGATATTTTGGATGACTTTGCTAAGCGATGGGAGGGCCAGCTTAGCATTGGAAGTTATCCACAGGCAGAATCTACCACAATAACTAGGATAACAATTGAAGGAGGTCAATCTGCAGTTCAAGAAGCAAAAATGGATCTCCAGTCTGCTCTGATATCCAGAGAGATTTCTTCCAGCAAACAATTCACTCTCAGTCATGCCCGTGCCGTTGAAGCGAGTAGTAAACAACAACCACATATTAAAACTGCAATGGATATTCTACAGCGTTGTTATGACGA gAGCCCTGATGCGATATTCGTCAACTTCAATGGTGGTAAAGATTGTACCGCGGTGCTTTATCTCCTAGCTACTGTTGTCAAGCTCAGAGGAGCCCCACCGCCTGTATGCCTTTATGTATCAGACGATCCGTTTCCTGAG GTAGACGAGTTTGTCGACAATGCAGTGAATTTTTATGGGTTAGAAATACTCAAGATGAAAGGTTCGATAAGGGAAGCCCTACAGCTGTTTCTCGATAGTCATAAAAATCTTAAAACCGGAATAATGGGAATGCGGAGAGGTGATCCCGGGGCAGATAagttagattttttttcaccgacagACAATGGATGGCCATCCATGGTACGTGTCAATCCTATCTTAGATTGGACATACAAACAAGTGTGGGACTTTTTGATTAAGCACAACGTGTCCTATTGCTCCTTGTACGATCAAGGATATACCAGTATCGGTGCTAGAGCAACAACAAAGCCAAATCCGTTGTTAAGGGACCCCAATAATCCCACGCAATACTTGCCAGCATATACATTGACCAATGATTCTCTAGAACGGCATGGCAGAGGATAA
- the LOC124301158 gene encoding FAD synthase-like isoform X3, protein MEEYTAGIVIVGDEILRGQVTDRNTSYLAKKLAAIGIKLRKVVTIPDVVNEIADEVHLASKKFSVVFTAGGVGPTHDDVTYSAVAKSLGLKLEENKELVTIYAELFLGKSEARRLAKVPSPCEIIYVPSSVSTNLSGKTYPVIKVANVYVLPGSPLYFSQAVDVIVPQLPRGTPVHTDFIDVNLEELAFVDILDDFAKRWEGQLSIGSYPQAESTTITRITIEGGQSAVQEAKMDLQSALISREISSSKQFTLSHARAVEASSKQQPHIKTAMDILQRCYDESPDAIFVNFNGGKDCTAVLYLLATVVKLRGAPPPVCLYVSDDPFPEVDEFVDNAVNFYGLEILKMKGSIREALQLFLDSHKNLKTGIMGMRRGDPGADKLDFFSPTDNGWPSMVRVNPILDWTYKQVWDFLIKHNVSYCSLYDQGYTSIGARATTKPNPLLRDPNNPTQYLPAYTLTNDSLERHGRG, encoded by the exons atggaGGAGTACACAGCTGGTATCGTTATTGTGGGAGATGAAATCTTGCGTGGCCAAGTAACAGACAGAAACACATCTTACTTGGCAAAAAAACTAGCAGCTATTGGCATCAAATTGCGCAAAGTGGTCACCATTCCAGACGTA GTAAATGAGATTGCTGACGAAGTACACCTTGCgtcaaaaaagttctcggtaGTCTTTACAGCTGGTGGGGTTGGACCTACTCATGATGATGTTACCTATTCGGCTGTTGCCAAAAGTCTGGGTCTCAAATtggaagaaaacaaagaacTAGTAACCATTTATGCCGAACTATTTCTTGGGAAAAGCGAAGCGAGGCGACTTGCCAAGGTTCCCAGTCCATGCGAAATAATTTACGTTCCCTCATCAG TCTCGACAAATTTATCAGGAAAAACGTATCCCGTGATAAAAGTTGCCAACGTCTATGTTTTGCCTGGTTCTCCGTTGTACTTTTCTCAAGCGGTTGATGTTATCGTTCCTCAACTACCGAGGGGAACACCTGTGCATACAGATTTTATTGACGTGAACCTTGAAGAGTTGGCATTTGTGGATATTTTGGATGACTTTGCTAAGCGATGGGAGGGCCAGCTTAGCATTGGAAGTTATCCACAGGCAGAATCTACCACAATAACTAGGATAACAATTGAAGGAGGTCAATCTGCAGTTCAAGAAGCAAAAATGGATCTCCAGTCTGCTCTGATATCCAGAGAGATTTCTTCCAGCAAACAATTCACTCTCAGTCATGCCCGTGCCGTTGAAGCGAGTAGTAAACAACAACCACATATTAAAACTGCAATGGATATTCTACAGCGTTGTTATGACGA gAGCCCTGATGCGATATTCGTCAACTTCAATGGTGGTAAAGATTGTACCGCGGTGCTTTATCTCCTAGCTACTGTTGTCAAGCTCAGAGGAGCCCCACCGCCTGTATGCCTTTATGTATCAGACGATCCGTTTCCTGAG GTAGACGAGTTTGTCGACAATGCAGTGAATTTTTATGGGTTAGAAATACTCAAGATGAAAGGTTCGATAAGGGAAGCCCTACAGCTGTTTCTCGATAGTCATAAAAATCTTAAAACCGGAATAATGGGAATGCGGAGAGGTGATCCCGGGGCAGATAagttagattttttttcaccgacagACAATGGATGGCCATCCATGGTACGTGTCAATCCTATCTTAGATTGGACATACAAACAAGTGTGGGACTTTTTGATTAAGCACAACGTGTCCTATTGCTCCTTGTACGATCAAGGATATACCAGTATCGGTGCTAGAGCAACAACAAAGCCAAATCCGTTGTTAAGGGACCCCAATAATCCCACGCAATACTTGCCAGCATATACATTGACCAATGATTCTCTAGAACGGCATGGCAGAGGATAA
- the LOC124301158 gene encoding FAD synthase-like isoform X1: MTYRKNTNCSQDAQSTQLYRKFHTARVFVYLEVNKGTKECKQECWKLIVRDACTWTGSWISPVIAVPPLNESIDKNRAACIILIYKLNKIMEEYTAGIVIVGDEILRGQVTDRNTSYLAKKLAAIGIKLRKVVTIPDVVNEIADEVHLASKKFSVVFTAGGVGPTHDDVTYSAVAKSLGLKLEENKELVTIYAELFLGKSEARRLAKVPSPCEIIYVPSSVSTNLSGKTYPVIKVANVYVLPGSPLYFSQAVDVIVPQLPRGTPVHTDFIDVNLEELAFVDILDDFAKRWEGQLSIGSYPQAESTTITRITIEGGQSAVQEAKMDLQSALISREISSSKQFTLSHARAVEASSKQQPHIKTAMDILQRCYDESPDAIFVNFNGGKDCTAVLYLLATVVKLRGAPPPVCLYVSDDPFPEVDEFVDNAVNFYGLEILKMKGSIREALQLFLDSHKNLKTGIMGMRRGDPGADKLDFFSPTDNGWPSMVRVNPILDWTYKQVWDFLIKHNVSYCSLYDQGYTSIGARATTKPNPLLRDPNNPTQYLPAYTLTNDSLERHGRG; encoded by the exons ATGACTTATCGAAAGAATACAAACTGCAGTCAAGATGCTCAGTCAACGCAGCTGTatcgaaaatttcatacagCGCGCGTTTTTGTGTACCTCGAGGTAAACAAAGGAACAAAGGAATGTAAACAGGAATGCTGGAAATTGATCGTTAGGGACGCGTGCACGTGGACAGGATCGTGGATCAGTCCAGTTATCGCAGTACCGCCACTAAACGAGTCCATTGACAAAAACCGAG CAGCTTGCATCATCTTGatttataaattgaataaaataatggaGGAGTACACAGCTGGTATCGTTATTGTGGGAGATGAAATCTTGCGTGGCCAAGTAACAGACAGAAACACATCTTACTTGGCAAAAAAACTAGCAGCTATTGGCATCAAATTGCGCAAAGTGGTCACCATTCCAGACGTA GTAAATGAGATTGCTGACGAAGTACACCTTGCgtcaaaaaagttctcggtaGTCTTTACAGCTGGTGGGGTTGGACCTACTCATGATGATGTTACCTATTCGGCTGTTGCCAAAAGTCTGGGTCTCAAATtggaagaaaacaaagaacTAGTAACCATTTATGCCGAACTATTTCTTGGGAAAAGCGAAGCGAGGCGACTTGCCAAGGTTCCCAGTCCATGCGAAATAATTTACGTTCCCTCATCAG TCTCGACAAATTTATCAGGAAAAACGTATCCCGTGATAAAAGTTGCCAACGTCTATGTTTTGCCTGGTTCTCCGTTGTACTTTTCTCAAGCGGTTGATGTTATCGTTCCTCAACTACCGAGGGGAACACCTGTGCATACAGATTTTATTGACGTGAACCTTGAAGAGTTGGCATTTGTGGATATTTTGGATGACTTTGCTAAGCGATGGGAGGGCCAGCTTAGCATTGGAAGTTATCCACAGGCAGAATCTACCACAATAACTAGGATAACAATTGAAGGAGGTCAATCTGCAGTTCAAGAAGCAAAAATGGATCTCCAGTCTGCTCTGATATCCAGAGAGATTTCTTCCAGCAAACAATTCACTCTCAGTCATGCCCGTGCCGTTGAAGCGAGTAGTAAACAACAACCACATATTAAAACTGCAATGGATATTCTACAGCGTTGTTATGACGA gAGCCCTGATGCGATATTCGTCAACTTCAATGGTGGTAAAGATTGTACCGCGGTGCTTTATCTCCTAGCTACTGTTGTCAAGCTCAGAGGAGCCCCACCGCCTGTATGCCTTTATGTATCAGACGATCCGTTTCCTGAG GTAGACGAGTTTGTCGACAATGCAGTGAATTTTTATGGGTTAGAAATACTCAAGATGAAAGGTTCGATAAGGGAAGCCCTACAGCTGTTTCTCGATAGTCATAAAAATCTTAAAACCGGAATAATGGGAATGCGGAGAGGTGATCCCGGGGCAGATAagttagattttttttcaccgacagACAATGGATGGCCATCCATGGTACGTGTCAATCCTATCTTAGATTGGACATACAAACAAGTGTGGGACTTTTTGATTAAGCACAACGTGTCCTATTGCTCCTTGTACGATCAAGGATATACCAGTATCGGTGCTAGAGCAACAACAAAGCCAAATCCGTTGTTAAGGGACCCCAATAATCCCACGCAATACTTGCCAGCATATACATTGACCAATGATTCTCTAGAACGGCATGGCAGAGGATAA
- the LOC124300305 gene encoding tRNA (guanine(37)-N1)-methyltransferase, which translates to MAVVGYLVAALATCNRRGLSRHICNTVMASLLVPPTSVRGMTKLDRSKFTTIVELPVIRLGKANLARVMPALKKYMLKMQKFKPIQKYDDADDDGGKIAYLDPVKVQNFEDIDESDQKLLSDNDVTDFFKKRVSLNYDNWPYDQVLKAVFPEGAEVPNSYSKIGHLVHLNLRDSQLPQKHLIGQVLLDKISNTKTVVNKLNTIDTTYRHFAMEVLAGDKDTMVTVSEHGFQYKFDFATVYWNPRLATEHQALVSFIKPHDVLYDVFAGVGPFAIPAGCKGNRVMANDLNPESYRWLIENAKLNKTRGNVTAFNKDGREFLKVEVKNDILKRRDIGTEGSEHIAMNLPGMAVEFLDVFADWFNREEAEKVCRKPPIVHLYCFVKLGKDGDPHALAKLLVEEKLGHTLTPESLLTIHHVRNVSPNKEMMRVSFMLISDILIGYKPVAKKLKIDNTDLFLDENVIGKDGKEQGTPQDQKCVQGSRSS; encoded by the coding sequence ATGGCTGTGGTTGGATATTTGGTCGCTGCTCTTGCTACTTGTAACCGAAGAGGCTTGTCACGTCATATTTGCAATACCGTTATGGCTTCGTTGCTCGTTCCACCAACGTCGGTGAGAGGAATGACAAAGCTGGATCGTAGCAAGTTCACAACAATAGTAGAATTGCCTGTGATACGGCTGGGTAAAGCGAACCTTGCCAGAGTAATGCCTGCGTTGAAAAAGTACATGTTGAAGATGCAAAAATTCAAGCCAATCCAAAAGTATGACGACGCCGATGACGATGGAGGCAAAATAGCTTATCTGGATCCAGTCAAAGTCCAGAATTTTGAAGACATTGATGAATCAGACCAAAAGCTGCTCAGTGATAACGATGTAACCGATTTTTTCAAGAAGCGTGTCTCTCTCAATTATGATAACTGGCCTTACGACCAAGTCTTGAAAGCAGTTTTTCCAGAGGGAGCAGAGGTCCCTAATTCTTACAGCAAAATTGGCCACCTTGTGCACCTTAACTTGCGAGATAGTCAACTACCGCAAAAGCATCTAATCGGCCAAGTATTACTGGATAAAATATCCAACACTAAAACAGTGGTCAACAAATTAAATACGATTGATACGACGTATCGACATTTTGCCATGGAAGTATTAGCTGGGGACAAGGACACAATGGTCACCGTATCCGAACACGGGTTTCAGTACAAGTTTGATTTTGCCACGGTTTATTGGAATCCTCGTTTGGCGACCGAGCACCAGGCTCTAGTGTCATTCATCAAACCTCACGACGTGCTTTACGACGTTTTCGCGGGTGTTGGTCCATTTGCTATTCCAGCTGGGTGTAAGGGAAACCGAGTTATGGCCAATGATTTAAATCCTGAATCTTATAGGTGGCTGATAGAGAATGCCAAGTTGAACAAGACTCGTGGTAACGTAACAGCATTCAACAAAGATGGGAGGGAGTTTCTAAAGGTCGAAGTTAAGAACGATATATTAAAGAGACGGGACATTGGAACCGAAGGCTCTGAGCACATTGCGATGAATCTTCCAGGTATGGCTGTCGAATTCTTGGATGTATTCGCAGATTGGTTCAACAGAGAAGAAGCAGAAAAAGTCTGCAGAAAACCCCCCATTGTTCACCTTTACTGCTTTGTGAAGCTGGGGAAAGATGGAGACCCTCATGCTCTTGCCAAACTGCTTGTCGAGGAAAAACTTGGCCATACCTTGACCCCAGAGTCCTTACTAACTATACACCATGTTCGAAATGTTTCCCCCAACAAGGAAATGATGAGAGTGTCCTTTATGTTGATTAGCGATATTTTGATTGGATACAAACCAGTGGctaaaaagttaaaaattgataatacaGATTTATTTCTTGATGAAAATGTTATAGGAAAAGATGGGAAAGAACAAGGCACACCACAAGACCAAAAATGTGTTCAAGGTAGCCGGAGCTCGTAG